The DNA segment GACGGTTCCTGATTTCGCACGCATGACGACCGTTTGAGTCGTTGCTTTTTGTCCTTTAAATTGGACGCCTTGAAGAAGTTCCCCATCTGTCACACCTGTGGCCGCGAAAATGGCATCATCCCCGCCACAGAAATCATCCATGTAGAGAACTCTGTTGATATCTTCAATTCCCATGTCCTTACATCGTTTCAATTCTTCATCATTTGAAGGAATAAGTTTCCCTTGAATTTCACCACCGAGGCATTTTAAAGCAACAGCGGCAAGCACCCCTTCTGGCGCTCCACCTGATCCGAATAAAATATCAACACCAGTATCGTCAAAGGCTGTATTAATCGCTGCAGCCACGTCCCCATCTGAGATTAGCTTGATACGAGCTCCCGCTGCCCGAATCTCTTCAATGATTCCTTCATGGCGTTCTCTATTTAAAACAATCGCCACAACATCTTCAATCTCTTTGTTCTTCGCTTTAGCTACGGCTGCAAGGTTATCAGCCACAGACGCATTGATGTCAACTTCTCCAACGGCTTCAGGGCCAACTGCAATTTTTTCCATATACATATCTGGTGCATGCAAAAGCTGATTATGATCGGCAATAGCAATGACTGCCAGCGCATTCCATGTCCCTTGAGCAACAATATTGGTTCCTTCAAGTGGATCAACAGCTACGTCAACTCTCGGACCAAAGCCATTCCCGAGCTTCTCGCCAATGTAAAGCATCGGAGCTTCATCCATTTCTCCTTCACCAATGACAACCTTCCCCTTCATCGGGATGGTGTCAAATACATCGCGCATAGCTGAGGTAGCTGCATCATCTGCCTCGTCTTTCTTTCCTCTTCCCATCCAGCGTGCCGATGATAAGGCAGCTGCCTCTGTTACTCTTACTAGTTCCATTGATAAACTTCTTTCCATGGTTCATTCTCCCCATTCTTTATATAGAATTTTTTCCTCATCTCCCCATGGAAATGATGTCTTAGCAAAAAATTCATTTCTCGATTTGTGCAATGCCTTGAAAATCTGCTTTTCTCCCTGTCTAGCTACAAGGGGCAGACCTTCGCGACATAAGCAGTTCGCCTCCGTGAAGGAAAACCACTTCACTGCAGCGCTCTGCTTATGCGTTTCAGGTCTAAACGCCCCTTTCCGCTTTTCTTCCTGTCTAGCTACAAGGGGCAGACCTTCGCGACATAAGCAGTTCACCTCCGTGAAGGAAAACCACTTCACTGCAGCGCTCTGCTTATGCGTTTCAGGTCTAAGCCGCCCCTTTCCGCTTTTCTTCCTGTCTAGCTGCAAGGGCAGACCTTCGCGACATAAGCAGTTCGCCTCCGTGTGGTAAGGGCGCCCCACTGCGCCGCCCTGCTTATGCTTGTCGTGTCTACCAGGGCGCTTTCGCTTTTCTTAAGAATTCTGGAATTGTTCGACTTCTTCTTCTGACATTTCCTCATACCAGATATTTGCGCCTAGTTCTACTAATTTATTTGTAATGTTTTCATATCCTCGTTCGATGTGGTCTACGCCAGTGATTTCAGTTACTCCCTTTGCCATCAGACCAGCAATAACTAATGCGGCTCCTGCCCTTAAGTCCGAGGCTTTCACCTTTGCCCCTTCAAGCCGGGAAGGACCGGCGACGATTGCTGCACCGCCTTCGACTTTAATTGAAGCATTCATTCTTCGTAATTCATCGACATGCTTAAATCTAGCTTGATAAATCGTATCCGTGACGACACCTGTACCTTCAGCTTTTGTCAGTAATGTCGTGAATGGTTGTTGTAAATCAGTCGGAAAGCCGGGATACACAAGGGTTTTAATGTCAACACTCTTGATCTTCTCGCCCGGTCTAATATAGAGCTGTTCATCATTCTCCTCAATCGTTACACCCATCTCACGCAGTTTTGCCAAAAGGGATTCAAGGTGCTGCGGAATCACGTTATCGATGATCATCTCTTCGCCTTGAGCGGCAGCCATGATCGTATAGGTTCCTGCTTCAATCCGATCCGGAATAATCGTATGCAGACAGCCGTTAAGCTCCTCTACCCCTTCAATACGGATCACGTCTGTTCCCGCACCTTTTATTTTCGCACCCATGCTTGTCAAGAGTGTGGCTACATCAATAATTTCAGGTTCTTTAGCAGCATTTTCAATGGTAGTTTTTCCTTTGGCTTTGACAGCGGCAAGCATAATATTAATGGTTGCGCCGACACTGACTACGTCTAAATAAATCCTTGCACCGCGCAGTTCTTTTGCACGTAAATAAATTGCACCTTGTTCGTTGGTCACTTCAGCGCCAAGTGCTTCGAATCCTTTAATGTGTTGATCAATTGGACGTGGCCCAAGGTGGCATCCGCCAGGCAATCCAATGACGGCTTTATTAAAGCGTCCAAGCATAGCCCCCATAAAATAATAAGAGGCACGCAGTTTTTTAACACGACCATTCGGAAGCGGCATTGAAATCATTTCGGATGGCTCAATTTCAATCGTTTGCCCATCACGGCGGACGGTGCCTCCGATTTCCTCAAGCAATTCAGAAAGGGTCCCTACATCTGAAATGCTTGGAAGTCCTTCAATCGTTACTTTTGAGTTCGCCAAAATCGCGGCAGGCAATAGAGCAACGGCACTGTTTTTCGCTCCACTTACGCGTACTTGTCCACGCAAGCGGGTTCCGCCTTCTACTAGTAGTTTTTTCATGAGAAACCCCTCGCTTTAAAGGTAAAGATTATATCTTTATTATGTGCAATTTTTGCCAAATGACTCTTTATTTTTGATTATTCCAGTCATTAAGGAATTTTTCTATACCTTGGTCAGTCAAAGGATGTTTAACGAGTTGGCCAAAAAGCTTAAATGGAACCGTTGCAATGTGGGCTCCATTCAATGCTGCATCTGTTACGTGGACCGGGTGGCGAACAGATGCGGCAATGATCTCTGTATCAAGTGCATGACGGTCGAAAATTTCAGCAATTTGAGCAACAAGTTCCATTCCATTGTGGCCAATGTCATCAAGACGTCCAAGGAAAGGTGATACGTAGGACGCTCCTGCCCGTGCCGCAAGTAGTGCCTGATTGGCAGAAAATATAAGGGTTACATTTGTTTTAATGTTCAAATCGCTCAAGGCTTTTACGGCCTTCAACCCATCCAGTGTCATCGGGACTTTTACCGTGATATTTGGGGCGATGGCTGCAAGTTCTTTCGCTTCCTTAAGCATACCCGCAACATCCAGTGAGATCACTTCAGCACTTACTGAACCATCGACTTCCTCGGTGATTTCTTTTAAACGATCGTGAAAAGAAACGCCTTCTTTCGCAACTAAGCTTGGGTTTGTCGTTACCCCATCCAGCACTCCTAAAGCGTTTGCTTCTTTTATCTCATTAATATTAGCCGTATCTACGAAAAATTTCATTTTAAACACCTCTCCAATGTCGAAATATGTCACTTGGTTGCGTTTTCATACATGTTGAAAAGGAAACCGCTACTTGGTAACGGCTTCCTTGGACGTGCATAGTTATGCTTTTTGAGAAGAACCAAATTCACGCATTTTGCCGATGACAGTTTCTTTAATCGCGTCACGGCCAGGTCCCAAGTATTTACGAGGGTCGTATTGTTCCGGCTGCTCAGCAAGAACTTTACGTACCGCTTTACCTTGAGAAATCTGGTTTTCTGTGTTTACGTTAATTTTTGCTGTACCGAAAGAAATCGCCTTTTTAACATCTGCTGTTGGAATACCTGTTCCACCGTGAAGTACAAGTGGTTTGTCAACAAGTCCCATGATTTCTTCCATGCGGTCGAAGCCAAGGTTCGGTTCACCTTTGTACGGACCGTGAACAGAGCCTAAAGCAGGTGCGAATACGTCAACATCTGTTTCGTCAACGAGTTGTTTACACTCGGAAGGAATCGCATAAGCTGCTTCAGCATCATCCACGATAAGGTCATCCTCTTGTCCACCTACACGGCCAAGTTCTGCTTCAACAGATACTCCGTGAATATGAGCTAGCTCAACGACTTTTTTCGTAAGAGCGATATTTTCCTCAAGCGGGTCATGGGAAGCATCGATCATCACAGAAGTAAAACCGGCATGGATGGCTTCCGCACATTTTTCAAAACTTGACCCGTGATCTAAGTGAATCGCAACAGGCACAGTTGTCCCATAAGATTCCATAAGTGATTTAACCATAGCCACAACTACGTTAAATCCGCCCATATAACGTCCGGCTCCCTCAGATACTCCAAGGATAACTGGAGATTGCTCTTCTTCAGCAGCCTGAAGAATCGCTTGAGCATATTCAAGGTTGTTCAAATTGAATTGTCCTACTCCGTAGCGATTCTCTTTAGCTGTTTCTAGCATTTCTTTCATTGAAACTAACGGCATGAAAGGATCCTCCTTTAAATAGAAAACGTCTCGTATCTACTTCCATATTTTCAATTTCCGTACTGAAAAATATGTCGTATAAATAAAGCTACAGTATTAGAATACCAATACCCTCTCTAAGGTGCAACATCGCGAGGATCAGATAGCGCTTTCAATTCGAAAAGTTTTTCTATCATAATTAAATGCCGCCGTTTCATAGCATGAAATAACGTGTTTTTATCTTTTTTTATAAAAAATTTTCTCTTCTTTATAAGAGGATGTTCAAAAAGTCACCAAATGATAAACGGCGCATTTCTTCGTTGCTCGGTTTTTCCGGTCCTCACGTATGAAAGGCATACGGCTTGAGGTCCTCAAAACGTTCGCGCCTCGAACTTCTTGCGACGCGCAAGGAACGTGCTCGTGTCGACTTTAGAATAGGAGGTGACGATCTTTGTCGACGTTCTCATTCGTCAACTTTTTGAACACATAATAAGAATCCACTTCGAAATCACATGTTTCCTAAACAAAATCTGGTCCGTAAATCAACCTCTCAAAAAAATTAAATAAATAAGGCAGAAGGTATGGAAAAACTGCCTCATGTGGAAAGTTCTAGGTACTAAACTCTTTTCGTTTAACCTTCACGTACAAGACAATCTGCTATCATTTGACGAATCGTGTGGATGTCAAATGGTTTTGAGATGACGTGTTGAACAAAGGGATAGTGAGTGTCTTCCTCAATCGAGCTTGCAGAGAGACCTGTCATAATGAAAACAGGCTTATCAAATTGTTCACTGTCTAAATATTTGAGCACCTCTCCACCACTCATTATCGGCAAATTGTAATCCATTAAAATGAGATCCGGGTTATGTTCCATTGCCACTTCACAAGCTTGTTTTCCTGTATTTGCACTAATAGTTTCATATCCTTCGCTTTTAAGAAATTCCTCTAGTAACATTCTAATTCCTGGTTGATCGTCAACAATGAGAATTTTGCTTGTCATAGGTTGTCACAGCCCTTCTTTTTCTAGCCTTAGCTGCCTCGACACTCGCTTATAATCAAACAACTCCTTCTAAAGAGTCCCGGTCCAAAAAGCCATTTGTTATGATATGTCTATAGGAAGCCGCCAACTTTTTTCACTATCCATACCTTTTTCTTTCTCTAGTCTTATATCTTCTATATCAACTCGCAAACTCCTGCAATTTTTGGTAAATGAATCAATTTCATAATTGCTCTTTTTAAAACGCCAAAGACTGGCAGAATATAAGGCTCTTTTCCGAACAGGTTCAAAATGGATTCTTATCCAGCCAAATTTTAGTTTCCGTTTTATAAAGAAGTTTGATCACTTTCTATCCATATTGCTTCACATCGCCCCCTTATCCTGGAGACTCAGCTCCGGGACACTTAGGTCCGTTACGGTATGAGGGCTCGGGGTGGCTGGGAAACGACT comes from the Halobacillus shinanisalinarum genome and includes:
- a CDS encoding response regulator; translation: MTSKILIVDDQPGIRMLLEEFLKSEGYETISANTGKQACEVAMEHNPDLILMDYNLPIMSGGEVLKYLDSEQFDKPVFIMTGLSASSIEEDTHYPFVQHVISKPFDIHTIRQMIADCLVREG
- the fba gene encoding class II fructose-1,6-bisphosphate aldolase; translation: MPLVSMKEMLETAKENRYGVGQFNLNNLEYAQAILQAAEEEQSPVILGVSEGAGRYMGGFNVVVAMVKSLMESYGTTVPVAIHLDHGSSFEKCAEAIHAGFTSVMIDASHDPLEENIALTKKVVELAHIHGVSVEAELGRVGGQEDDLIVDDAEAAYAIPSECKQLVDETDVDVFAPALGSVHGPYKGEPNLGFDRMEEIMGLVDKPLVLHGGTGIPTADVKKAISFGTAKINVNTENQISQGKAVRKVLAEQPEQYDPRKYLGPGRDAIKETVIGKMREFGSSQKA
- the fsa gene encoding fructose-6-phosphate aldolase; this encodes MKFFVDTANINEIKEANALGVLDGVTTNPSLVAKEGVSFHDRLKEITEEVDGSVSAEVISLDVAGMLKEAKELAAIAPNITVKVPMTLDGLKAVKALSDLNIKTNVTLIFSANQALLAARAGASYVSPFLGRLDDIGHNGMELVAQIAEIFDRHALDTEIIAASVRHPVHVTDAALNGAHIATVPFKLFGQLVKHPLTDQGIEKFLNDWNNQK
- the glpX gene encoding class II fructose-bisphosphatase, with product MERSLSMELVRVTEAAALSSARWMGRGKKDEADDAATSAMRDVFDTIPMKGKVVIGEGEMDEAPMLYIGEKLGNGFGPRVDVAVDPLEGTNIVAQGTWNALAVIAIADHNQLLHAPDMYMEKIAVGPEAVGEVDINASVADNLAAVAKAKNKEIEDVVAIVLNRERHEGIIEEIRAAGARIKLISDGDVAAAINTAFDDTGVDILFGSGGAPEGVLAAVALKCLGGEIQGKLIPSNDEELKRCKDMGIEDINRVLYMDDFCGGDDAIFAATGVTDGELLQGVQFKGQKATTQTVVMRAKSGTVRFIDGDHSLKKKPNLVIK
- a CDS encoding UDP-N-acetylglucosamine 1-carboxyvinyltransferase; its protein translation is MKKLLVEGGTRLRGQVRVSGAKNSAVALLPAAILANSKVTIEGLPSISDVGTLSELLEEIGGTVRRDGQTIEIEPSEMISMPLPNGRVKKLRASYYFMGAMLGRFNKAVIGLPGGCHLGPRPIDQHIKGFEALGAEVTNEQGAIYLRAKELRGARIYLDVVSVGATINIMLAAVKAKGKTTIENAAKEPEIIDVATLLTSMGAKIKGAGTDVIRIEGVEELNGCLHTIIPDRIEAGTYTIMAAAQGEEMIIDNVIPQHLESLLAKLREMGVTIEENDEQLYIRPGEKIKSVDIKTLVYPGFPTDLQQPFTTLLTKAEGTGVVTDTIYQARFKHVDELRRMNASIKVEGGAAIVAGPSRLEGAKVKASDLRAGAALVIAGLMAKGVTEITGVDHIERGYENITNKLVELGANIWYEEMSEEEVEQFQNS